The following proteins come from a genomic window of Tepidiforma thermophila:
- a CDS encoding dienelactone hydrolase family protein: MPGNMWDDAEEPGDLDLRILRVGALPVESAPGALRIRLETTRGPIEGILHPVEGGTSAVICVGGAMGGVDGPADGLYARLPVLLADARVTVFRVDYRQPNVFEECVLDVLAGCSFLRGIGAEELALVGHSFGGAVVIKAAELHPAVRGVVAMSPQLYGTADVETLGRPLLLIHGMSDTVLSHEASEDIYRRAREPKRIALFAEAGHSLIQARDAIDRLLAEWLPPALAGAPLPGGREEHDIL; encoded by the coding sequence ATGCCCGGCAACATGTGGGACGACGCTGAAGAGCCCGGGGACCTCGACCTCCGCATCCTCCGCGTCGGCGCCCTCCCCGTCGAATCCGCACCCGGCGCCCTCCGCATCCGCCTCGAAACCACCCGCGGCCCCATCGAGGGCATCCTCCACCCCGTCGAAGGCGGCACCTCCGCAGTCATCTGTGTCGGCGGCGCCATGGGCGGCGTCGATGGCCCCGCGGACGGCCTGTACGCCCGCCTCCCTGTCCTCCTCGCCGATGCCCGCGTCACCGTTTTCCGCGTCGACTACCGCCAGCCCAACGTCTTCGAAGAATGCGTCCTCGACGTCCTCGCCGGCTGCTCCTTCCTCCGCGGCATCGGCGCCGAAGAACTCGCCCTCGTCGGCCACAGCTTCGGCGGCGCCGTCGTCATCAAGGCCGCCGAACTCCACCCCGCCGTCCGGGGCGTCGTCGCCATGTCCCCCCAGCTCTACGGCACCGCCGATGTCGAAACCCTCGGCCGGCCGCTTCTCCTCATCCACGGCATGTCCGATACCGTCCTCAGCCACGAGGCCAGCGAAGACATCTACCGCCGCGCCCGCGAACCGAAGCGCATCGCCCTCTTCGCCGAAGCCGGCCATTCGCTCATCCAGGCCCGCGATGCCATCGACCGCCTCCTCGCCGAGTGGCTCCCGCCTGCCCTCGCCGGCGCACCCCTTCCCGGCGGCCGCGAAGAACACGATATCCTCTAG
- a CDS encoding limonene-1,2-epoxide hydrolase family protein, whose protein sequence is MRSPAEVVNAFIAEWQQPRPDPARLASYFTEDAVYHNIPAQPVKGPEAIAAVFQGFLAQVESRGWEVLRQVADGNFVMNERIDRFAAGDRLIELPVAGAFEVRGERICAWRDYFDMNTWLKALSGS, encoded by the coding sequence ATGCGTTCGCCTGCCGAGGTCGTCAACGCCTTCATCGCCGAGTGGCAGCAGCCCCGCCCCGACCCTGCCCGCCTCGCCTCCTACTTCACTGAAGACGCCGTCTACCACAACATCCCCGCCCAGCCAGTGAAAGGCCCGGAGGCGATCGCCGCCGTGTTCCAGGGCTTCCTCGCACAGGTCGAATCCCGCGGCTGGGAAGTCCTCCGCCAGGTCGCCGATGGCAACTTCGTGATGAACGAGCGCATCGACCGCTTCGCCGCCGGCGACCGTCTCATCGAACTCCCCGTCGCCGGCGCCTTCGAAGTGCGCGGCGAGCGGATCTGCGCCTGGCGCGACTACTTCGACATGAACACCTGGCTCAAGGCCCTCTCCGGCAGCTAA
- the pheT gene encoding phenylalanine--tRNA ligase subunit beta, with protein MKVSLSWLREYVDVRLPIEELARRITDAVAEVEGWRVIGETWDPALVRVAKVVAVEPHPNADRLRLATVDTGQETVQVVCGAPNLAVGQTVAFASEGARLIDGHTGEPTTLKLRPIRGVESAGMVLSEKELGLSDEHEGILVLPEGTPVGVPLADVLGDVILEVSTWANRADLLGMVGFAREVAALTGGVLGEPDRRYSESGPDVSELVSVAIEAPDLCRRFTASVIEGIEIGPSPAWMQERLRKAGMRPINNVVDITNYVMLETGQPLHAFDYDLVRGKRIVARRARPGERLVTLDGVEREFDSEMLLICDGEGPVGVAGVMGGGNSEVNEGTTRVLLEVANFRAGSIRRTSTLLKLRTEASLRFEKGLGPEMAMYAQQRALHLFETVCGGRIARGIVDVYPSKEPPRTILLEAARIAQVLGIEVPVEDVRRILGDLGFLVHHVPPAKYSVQVPPWRPDVEIPDDLVEEVGRIYGYDRLPTTMLRGTLPPPEENPVMALRERLRDLAVALGYQEVINYTLTTREKLALVTDPMDTVRRNPLGVVNPVAAQHAYLRTSLRSSVLESFAANRRQAEGPLRLFEIGFEYLPVEGDLPIERPVLCAVLGGPREGRWRVGGGEALDFFDAKGAVEAMLGALGVRGTFVPAEEHGLLPGHTAKFGVGSEMAGIVGQVHPETAAAFDIDEAVYLFEVWVEDLVRHLPERPPYQALSRYPAVRLDLAVVVDAAVPAGAVLELVRSHRSQGVQVRAELFDEYRGPGVPEGKKSLALRLWLRADDRTLTDDEALKVGQGLLARLGREFGATLRG; from the coding sequence ATGAAGGTTTCGCTGAGCTGGCTGCGGGAGTACGTGGACGTCCGCCTGCCGATCGAGGAGCTGGCGCGACGGATTACGGACGCGGTGGCGGAGGTGGAGGGGTGGAGGGTCATCGGCGAGACGTGGGACCCGGCGCTGGTGCGGGTGGCGAAGGTGGTGGCGGTGGAGCCGCACCCGAACGCGGACCGGCTGCGGCTGGCGACGGTGGATACGGGGCAGGAGACGGTGCAGGTGGTATGCGGGGCGCCAAACCTTGCAGTGGGCCAGACGGTGGCGTTCGCGAGCGAAGGGGCGCGGCTGATTGACGGGCACACCGGCGAGCCCACGACGCTCAAGCTGCGGCCGATCCGCGGGGTGGAATCGGCGGGCATGGTGCTGAGCGAGAAGGAGCTGGGGCTGAGCGACGAGCACGAGGGGATTCTCGTGCTGCCGGAAGGGACGCCGGTCGGGGTTCCGCTGGCGGATGTGCTGGGCGACGTGATCCTGGAGGTTTCGACGTGGGCGAACCGGGCAGACCTGCTGGGGATGGTGGGGTTCGCGCGGGAGGTGGCGGCCCTGACGGGCGGCGTGCTGGGGGAGCCGGACCGGCGGTACAGCGAGAGCGGCCCGGACGTCAGCGAGCTGGTATCGGTGGCGATTGAGGCGCCGGACCTGTGCCGGCGGTTCACGGCATCGGTGATCGAGGGTATCGAGATCGGGCCGTCGCCGGCGTGGATGCAGGAGCGGCTGCGGAAGGCCGGGATGCGGCCAATCAACAACGTGGTCGATATCACGAATTATGTCATGCTGGAGACGGGGCAGCCGCTCCATGCGTTCGACTACGACCTCGTGCGGGGGAAGCGGATTGTGGCGCGGCGGGCACGGCCGGGCGAGCGGCTGGTGACGCTCGACGGGGTGGAGCGGGAGTTCGACAGTGAGATGCTGCTGATTTGCGACGGCGAGGGCCCGGTGGGCGTGGCGGGGGTGATGGGCGGGGGCAACAGCGAGGTGAACGAGGGGACGACGCGGGTGCTGCTGGAGGTCGCGAACTTCCGGGCGGGGTCGATCCGGCGGACGTCGACGCTGCTGAAGCTCCGAACGGAGGCCTCGCTGCGGTTCGAGAAGGGGCTCGGGCCGGAGATGGCGATGTACGCCCAGCAGCGGGCGCTGCACCTGTTCGAGACGGTGTGCGGTGGCAGGATTGCGCGGGGAATCGTGGACGTGTACCCGAGCAAGGAGCCGCCGCGGACGATCCTGCTGGAGGCGGCGCGGATAGCGCAGGTGCTGGGGATTGAGGTGCCGGTGGAGGACGTGCGGCGGATCCTGGGCGACCTCGGGTTCCTGGTCCACCACGTGCCGCCGGCGAAGTACAGCGTGCAGGTTCCGCCGTGGCGGCCGGACGTGGAGATCCCGGACGACCTGGTGGAGGAGGTCGGCCGGATTTACGGGTACGACCGGCTGCCGACGACGATGCTGCGGGGGACGCTGCCGCCGCCGGAGGAGAACCCGGTGATGGCGCTGCGGGAGCGGCTGCGGGACCTTGCGGTGGCGCTGGGATACCAGGAGGTCATCAATTACACCCTGACGACGCGGGAGAAGCTGGCGCTGGTGACCGACCCCATGGACACGGTGCGGCGGAACCCGCTGGGGGTGGTGAACCCGGTGGCGGCGCAGCATGCCTACCTCCGCACGAGCCTGCGGAGCTCGGTGCTGGAATCGTTTGCGGCGAACCGGCGGCAGGCGGAGGGCCCGCTGCGGCTGTTCGAGATTGGCTTCGAGTACCTGCCGGTGGAGGGCGACCTGCCGATTGAGCGGCCGGTGCTGTGCGCGGTGCTGGGCGGGCCGCGGGAAGGGCGCTGGCGCGTGGGCGGCGGCGAGGCGCTGGACTTTTTCGATGCGAAGGGTGCGGTGGAAGCGATGCTCGGTGCGCTCGGCGTGCGGGGCACGTTCGTCCCCGCGGAGGAGCACGGGCTGCTGCCGGGGCACACGGCGAAGTTCGGGGTCGGGAGCGAGATGGCAGGCATCGTGGGGCAGGTGCACCCGGAGACAGCGGCGGCGTTCGATATCGACGAGGCGGTGTACCTGTTCGAGGTGTGGGTGGAGGACCTGGTCCGGCACCTGCCGGAGCGCCCGCCCTACCAGGCGCTTTCGCGGTACCCGGCGGTGAGGCTTGACCTTGCGGTGGTGGTCGATGCCGCGGTGCCGGCGGGCGCGGTGCTGGAGCTGGTCCGGTCGCACCGGAGCCAGGGGGTGCAGGTGCGGGCGGAGCTGTTCGACGAGTACCGCGGGCCCGGGGTGCCGGAGGGGAAGAAGTCGCTGGCGCTGCGGCTCTGGCTGCGGGCCGATGACCGGACGCTGACGGACGACGAGGCGCTCAAGGTGGGCCAGGGGCTGCTGGCGCGGCTGGGCCGGGAGTTCGGCGCCACGCTGCGCGGCTAA
- a CDS encoding DUF6081 family protein, producing the protein MGERIVGNFHRIFEPDSAWAIGSFLLPDGSRWEYREPNAVVLVRNGWLQVAAVPYTRKHDRVQILDNAKHMYFSKERFAVPEGGRITFEIQVAARTVGTRPGDLYDGYVSWNLLDLETGWAFDFFTGGDTVATVYGRLPFPGARLPETGEARAFCIFHELHDLPTAQGQVHAYRITYDQGANTVEFEADGRVVDRYEHVPDRITGFTAALGLMSEIDIEDGRSVSCHGQGVIGRWSPMRVVTEP; encoded by the coding sequence ATGGGCGAACGGATTGTGGGGAACTTCCACCGGATTTTCGAGCCGGATTCGGCGTGGGCGATCGGGTCGTTCCTGCTGCCGGATGGTTCGCGGTGGGAGTACCGGGAGCCGAACGCGGTGGTGCTGGTGCGGAACGGGTGGCTGCAGGTTGCGGCGGTGCCGTACACGCGGAAGCACGACCGGGTGCAGATCCTGGACAACGCCAAGCACATGTACTTTTCGAAGGAGCGGTTCGCCGTGCCGGAGGGCGGGCGGATTACCTTCGAAATCCAGGTGGCGGCGCGGACGGTGGGCACCCGGCCGGGTGACCTGTACGACGGGTACGTCTCGTGGAACCTGCTCGACCTGGAGACGGGGTGGGCGTTCGACTTTTTCACCGGGGGCGACACGGTGGCGACGGTGTACGGGCGGCTGCCGTTCCCGGGTGCGCGGCTGCCGGAAACGGGGGAGGCGCGGGCGTTCTGTATCTTCCACGAGCTGCACGACCTGCCGACGGCGCAGGGGCAGGTGCACGCCTACCGGATCACCTACGACCAGGGGGCGAACACGGTCGAATTCGAGGCCGACGGCAGGGTGGTCGACCGGTACGAGCACGTGCCGGACCGGATTACGGGGTTTACGGCTGCGCTCGGGCTGATGTCGGAGATCGACATCGAGGATGGGCGGTCGGTGAGCTGCCACGGGCAGGGGGTCATCGGGCGATGGAGCCCGATGCGGGTGGTGACGGAGCCGTAA